Proteins encoded by one window of Lutibacter sp. A64:
- a CDS encoding PepSY-associated TM helix domain-containing protein — protein sequence MKQLRKWSRILHRDIGYFFIGTTLIYGLSGIALNHMSDWNPNYSVEIKNFETPINLEKTPTIKENIFKLLDEVDNRKNYKKHYYKNKNQLKIFLKGGSSIMVNIKNGKGYAEYLKKRPVFYEVNYLHYNPNRIWTWFSDLYAAALILFAVTSFFMVKGKKGITGRGGIYAALGILIPLLFLFFYI from the coding sequence ATGAAACAACTGCGAAAATGGAGTAGAATTCTTCATAGAGATATTGGTTATTTTTTTATTGGAACAACCTTAATATATGGCTTATCTGGTATAGCATTAAACCATATGAGTGATTGGAATCCTAATTATTCTGTTGAAATTAAAAATTTTGAAACACCTATTAATTTAGAAAAAACACCTACAATTAAAGAGAATATTTTTAAATTATTAGATGAAGTTGATAATCGTAAGAATTACAAAAAGCATTATTATAAAAATAAAAACCAATTAAAAATATTTTTAAAAGGCGGATCTTCTATTATGGTAAATATTAAGAACGGAAAAGGATATGCTGAGTACTTAAAAAAAAGGCCCGTTTTTTATGAAGTAAATTATCTTCATTACAACCCAAATAGAATTTGGACTTGGTTTTCTGACCTTTATGCCGCTGCATTAATTCTATTTGCAGTAACATCATTTTTTATGGTAAAAGGTAAAAAAGGAATTACTGGAAGAGGTGGAATTTATGCCGCTTTAGGTATTTTAATACCTTTACTTTTCTTATTCTTTTATATATAA
- a CDS encoding glutamate-5-semialdehyde dehydrogenase: protein MKILTTEIKNKVLKSMEQILDKNRVELLQANKKDLEAFNKDDQAMYDRLLINDEKIDGMITAISQVHSQEDPINKIITNKTLKSGLQVVNKTAPFGTIMIIYESRPDVTVEAAVLAFKANNKILLKGGKEAVFSNKILVDFWHKSLKKNGLSTAYIQLLTLDRNETQQFLKNPTESLDLIVPRGGEKLIAFVKEHAKCAVLVSGRGNNFVYVDEQADWEKSIAVILNAKTSKISACNAVDKILINANIEDYHQKITELKDILKESGVSIWVDSAAKNVLNEESLITEESMWSEEFLAMKCCIGIVDSTKEAIEKINKYSGGHSATIMTTNNETSSFFMEQVDCAAVYQNASTRFTDGGQMGVGAELAISTDKLHHRGPLGLNELVTNKYYVYGDGHIRD, encoded by the coding sequence ATGAAAATATTAACTACAGAAATAAAAAATAAAGTATTAAAAAGTATGGAGCAAATCCTAGATAAAAATAGGGTAGAATTGCTTCAAGCTAATAAAAAAGATTTAGAAGCATTTAATAAAGATGACCAAGCAATGTACGATCGTTTATTAATAAATGATGAAAAAATTGATGGTATGATTACTGCTATTTCTCAGGTTCACTCGCAAGAAGATCCTATAAATAAAATAATTACCAATAAAACTTTAAAAAGTGGGTTGCAGGTTGTAAATAAAACAGCACCTTTTGGAACTATTATGATTATTTATGAATCTAGACCAGATGTAACTGTTGAAGCAGCAGTATTGGCCTTTAAAGCAAATAATAAAATTTTACTTAAAGGAGGAAAAGAAGCTGTGTTTAGTAACAAGATACTTGTAGATTTTTGGCATAAATCTTTAAAAAAAAACGGATTGAGTACGGCATATATTCAGTTGTTAACTCTAGATAGAAATGAGACGCAACAATTTTTAAAAAATCCGACAGAGTCTTTAGATTTAATTGTTCCTCGTGGAGGTGAAAAATTAATTGCTTTTGTAAAAGAACATGCTAAATGTGCTGTGTTGGTTAGTGGTAGGGGTAATAATTTTGTATATGTAGATGAACAAGCGGACTGGGAAAAAAGTATTGCTGTAATTCTTAATGCTAAAACTAGTAAGATATCGGCCTGTAATGCTGTTGATAAAATATTGATTAATGCCAATATTGAAGATTATCATCAAAAGATCACAGAATTAAAGGATATTTTAAAAGAAAGCGGAGTATCGATTTGGGTAGATTCAGCTGCTAAAAATGTTTTAAATGAAGAGTCTCTTATTACTGAAGAATCTATGTGGAGTGAAGAGTTTTTAGCAATGAAATGCTGTATAGGAATTGTGGATTCTACAAAAGAAGCTATTGAAAAAATTAATAAATATTCTGGTGGACATTCTGCAACAATTATGACTACTAATAACGAAACTTCTTCATTTTTTATGGAACAAGTAGATTGTGCCGCTGTATATCAAAATGCTTCAACAAGGTTTACTGATGGAGGTCAAATGGGAGTAGGAGCAGAACTTGCAATTAGTACAGATAAATTACATCATAGAGGTCCTCTAGGTCTTAATGAATTAGTTACTAATAAATATTATGTTTATGGAGATGGTCACATACGTGATTAG